A DNA window from Hordeum vulgare subsp. vulgare chromosome 1H, MorexV3_pseudomolecules_assembly, whole genome shotgun sequence contains the following coding sequences:
- the LOC123437278 gene encoding SUMO-conjugating enzyme SCE1: MSGGGIARGRLAEERKAWRKNHPHGFVAKPETMADGSVNLMIWNCTIPGKQGTDWESGYYPLTLHFSEDYPSKPPKCKFPQGFFHPNVYPSGTVCLSILNEDSGWRPAITVKQILVGIQDLLDQPNPADPAQTDGYHLFIQDPAEYRRRIRLQAKQYPALV, from the exons atgTCAGGAGGAGGGATCGCCCGCGGCCGCCTCGCGGAGGAGCGCAAGGCCTGGCGCAAGAACCACCCCCAT GGATTCGTCGCGAAGCCGGAGACGATGGCCGACGGGTCGGTGAATCTCATGATCTGGAACTGCACCATCCCCGGAAAGCAGGGG ACTGATTGGGAAAGTGGATACTACCCACTTACCCTCCATTTCAGTGAGGACTACCCTAGTAAACCTCCCAAATGCAAGTTCCCGCAGGGTTTTTTCCACCCAAATGTCTATCCTTCAGGGACGGTCTGCCTCTCGATTCTTAATGAGGATAGC GGTTGGAGACCTGCCATCACTGTTAAGCAGATCCTAGTTGGAATACAGGATTTGCTTGATCAACCTAATCCAGCTGATCCTGCCCAGACTGATGGTTATCACCTCTTTATCCAG GATCCAGCAGAGTATAGGAGGCGTATTCGGCTGCAGGCTAAGCAGTACCCTGCTCTGGTTTGA
- the LOC123411076 gene encoding putative expansin-A30, with translation MASATSKSAALLVLLVCLAGVVTTADARFRAMQWTPAHATFYGDEATAETMGGACGYDITAGYGADTAALSSTLFQEGYGCGTCYQIRCVKAAACYRGSPVITVTATNLCPPNWAQDTNNGGWCNPPRTHFDLAIPAFKKMADWHAGIVPVMYRRVPCMRKGGIRFAFQGNPHWLLVYVTNVGGAGDVGEMWVKGNGGMGWLRMSHNWGASYQAFGQLGGQALSFKLTSYTTGLTILAADAAPASWSIGLTYQARANFK, from the exons ATGGCTTCTGCTACGTCCAAATCCGCGGCCCTCTTGGTCCTTCTCGTCTGCCTTGCCGGCGTGGTCACCACCGCGGACGCCAGGTTCAGGGCCATGCAGTGGACTCCCGCCCACGCCACGTTCTACGGCGACGAGGCCACAGCCGAGACGATGG GCGGGGCGTGCGGGTACGACATCACGGCGGGGTACGGCGCGGACACGGCGGCGCTGAGCTCGACGCTGTTCCAGGAGGGCTACGGGTGCGGGACGTGCTACCAGATCCGGTGCGTTAAAGCCGCGGCTTGCTACAGGGGCTCGCCGGTGATCACGGTGACCGCGACCAACCTGTGCCCGCCCAACTGGGCGCAGGACACCAACAACGGCGGGTGGTGCAACCCGCCGCGCACCCACTTCGACCTCGCCATCCCGGCCTTCAAGAAGATGGCTGACTGGCATGCGGGCATCGTCCCTGTCATGTACCGCAGGGTGCCATGCATGCGGAAGGGCGGCATCCGGTTCGCGTTCCAGGGGAACCCGCACTGGCTGCTGGTCTACGTCACGAACGTCGGCGGCGCCGGGGACGTCGGGGAGATGTGGGTGAAGGGCAATGGCGGCATGGGGTGGCTGCGCATGAGCCACAACTGGGGCGCCTCGTACCAGGCGTTCGGGCAGCTCGGCGGCCAGGCGCTCAGCTTCAAGCTCACCTCCTACACCACCGGGCTGACCATCCTCGCCGCTGACGCAGCGCCGGCGAGCTGGAGCATCGGGCTCACGTACCAGGCTCGCGCCAACTTCAAATAG